The sequence GACCGTCTTAAGCACTCGCGATGTAGCGGAGCTCCTGGGCTCTGACGTTTGGCGTGTCCGCCGGCTCTTCGAGGACGGCACCCTTTCTGAGCCGGACCGCCTTGGCGGCAAGCGGGCGATTCCCCGCGAGTGGCTGCCGCGGATCGTCGATGCCATGCGCGCGCGGCACTGGCTGCCGGTCGAGGCGGAGGCCGTCCAGTGAAGATCGACGCCAGCGATATCGCCGACCTTCGCCCCATAATCAGCGCGGCCGTCGTGGCCGTGATGGAGGAGCTGCGCCAATCAGAGCTGGCCCAATCGAGCCGGCTCGCGTACCCCGAGCCCGAGGCCGCGGCATTGCTGGGCGTTCGGCCGCATTGCTTGCGCGACGCCAGGCTGCGCGGCGAGATATCGGCCAGCAGGGTAGGCAAAAAAACCGTTTACCAGCGGGGCGAGCTGCTGCGCTTTCTCGAGCAGCAGAAGCTGTGACCCGTAAATGCAACGGGCTCTCGACCCGGCCAAGAGTGAGAGCACCGTTGCGAAGTTCCAGGACCGCAAAAGTGAGTATAGCATCTCGACCACGACCCGCCAGCGGCCACGATCAGGCGCCGCAGCCTGCCTTGAGCTGGCACGCCATTACCGCGATCGAGCCAAGGCCGCTGGGCCTCGCCGGGACCGCCCGCCGACTCCGGCGGCGGGATCGCACCTGGCGCCGGTATCATATGCTCCGGCAGCAGCTTGGGCGCCTCGTCGGCTGGCATGCCCGGCGCCCGGAGTTGCGCACGAGCCAAGCGTACGATACAGCCCATCGCGCCGTGCTGGGGGGCTTCTGATGGCCAAGGCGCGGACGGCCATTCCCGCTGAATTGCGACCCGAGGACGTGGTTGCAATCGTCGACACTCGCGAACAATTGCCGTGGGATTTGTCCCCGCTGCAAATGCGAGCGGGCACGTTGCCAACCGGCGACTATTCGGTTGCGGGTCTCGAAAGCATCGTGGCTGTCGAGCGCAAGAACGAAGCGGATTATCTGGCCTGCTGCGGCGTGGAGCGCGAGCGCTTCGACCGATGCGCACTTCGCCTGCTGGCGTACCCGGTCCGCGCCATCGTCGTGGAAAGCACCTGGGAACGGCTGGAGGCCGGCAACTGGCGAAGCAAGATCACGCCAGCCGCGGTTATCGGCTCGACCCTATCTTGGATCACCGCCGGCATTCCTGTTGTTCTGGCGGGCGACCGCGAGCGGGCCGCTAAATACGTCGGCCGAATCCTGTACATGGCCGCGCGGAACCGCTGGCGTGAGGCTCGAGCGCTGGTGAGTGGAATACTCGAGCCGGCCGAGCCGCTTTCACGATCAGCGTATCCGGCCGAAACGCTGGCATCGTTCGACGCCAGCGCGGGGGTGCAGCATGGCTAGCGCATATCCTGCGACGGGCGCCGGCCGGCTGCTGGCCGAACGCCTGGGGCTCACAATCAACGGCACCGAGGGTCACGACACCAAAGGCCCGTGCATCGCCTGCCAGTCGTCAGACGCATTCCGCGTGCATCAACGGACTGGGGTAGCGCATTGCCATTCCTGCAAAGGCGCGTGGTCGGCACTGCAGCTCGCCGAAAAAATCCTAGGCGGTCAAGCGCCCGCTTGGGACCTACTGATTGAATTGGGCATCGCTGAGCCAAGGCACAACGGCAACGGCCATTCCAACGGTAACGCCGTCGATGTGCTCGCCCTGGTGGCTCGTGAAAAGGGGGTCACGGTCGAATCGTTGAAAGCCTTCGGCGCGACGGTCAAGGCTGGCGTTGTCGTGGTGCCGATGGTCGGACCCGATGGCACGCAATGCTCTCAATTCAGCATCAAGCCCGGGGGCGACAAGGGGAAGAATGAAAAGGGCAAGCCGACCGGCTTGTTCTTGTCCGGCAGGGCTCCGCAAGCCGGCGAGACATGCCATGTCCCCGAGGGGGTCAAGGACGCGGCCGCGATTCACTCGCTGGGCCTGCTCGCGGTTGGGCTGCCATCCAGCGCGTTGAGCCCGAAATTCGCCAGGCTATTTGCTGGCGTGCATGTCGTGCTGGTTCCGGACCGCGACAGCGCTGGCGAAGCTGGTGCGCAGAAATCGGCCCGAGCGCTCCACGGGGTTGCGGCATCGGTTCGCATCGCCGTGCTGCCGGCCGAGTTTTCCGAGAGCAAAGGCGCGGACGTGCGCGACGTGCTGCGGAAAGAGGGCGGCGAACAGCTCGTGCGCCAAGCGATTACGGACGCGAAGCCGTGGGAGCCGGGCGAGGGCGCCGAGGC comes from Pirellulales bacterium and encodes:
- a CDS encoding helix-turn-helix domain-containing protein; its protein translation is MKIDASDIADLRPIISAAVVAVMEELRQSELAQSSRLAYPEPEAAALLGVRPHCLRDARLRGEISASRVGKKTVYQRGELLRFLEQQKL